In a single window of the Pseudoxanthomonas sp. F37 genome:
- a CDS encoding response regulator transcription factor, with translation MSKITVLLVDDHEGFINAALRHLRKVEWLEIVGRASNGLEAIERSETLRPDVVLMDLAMPEMGGLQATRLIKTQDAPPFIVIASHFDDAEHREHAMRAGADDFVSKLAYIQEVLPILEKFKDRRHE, from the coding sequence ATGAGCAAGATCACCGTACTGCTGGTGGACGACCACGAAGGCTTCATCAACGCCGCCCTGCGCCATCTGCGCAAGGTGGAGTGGCTGGAGATCGTGGGCCGCGCCAGCAACGGCCTGGAAGCCATCGAACGCTCCGAGACCCTGCGTCCGGACGTGGTGCTGATGGACCTGGCCATGCCGGAGATGGGCGGCCTGCAGGCCACCCGCCTGATCAAGACCCAGGACGCTCCGCCGTTCATCGTGATCGCCAGCCATTTCGACGACGCCGAGCACCGCGAACACGCGATGCGCGCCGGCGCCGACGATTTCGTCAGCAAGCTTGCCTACATCCAGGAAGTCTTGCCCATCCTCGAGAAGTTCAAAGACCGCCGCCATGAGTGA
- the fliE gene encoding flagellar hook-basal body complex protein FliE encodes MSDVTSILSQIRSYQHQMGTRALEPNPGAFVPNRVGLEQPGVKAPSFGETLQNALEGVNSAQKNAGALAQAFELGDPRADLARVMVAAQQSQVAFRATVEVRNRLVQAYQDVMNMPL; translated from the coding sequence ATGTCCGACGTCACCTCCATCCTCTCGCAGATCCGCAGCTACCAGCACCAGATGGGGACGCGTGCGCTGGAGCCCAATCCGGGCGCCTTCGTTCCCAACCGGGTCGGCCTGGAGCAGCCGGGCGTCAAGGCGCCCAGTTTCGGCGAGACGCTGCAGAACGCGCTGGAAGGCGTGAACAGCGCGCAGAAGAACGCCGGCGCGCTGGCCCAGGCCTTCGAACTGGGCGACCCGCGCGCGGACCTGGCACGGGTGATGGTGGCGGCGCAGCAGTCGCAGGTCGCCTTCCGCGCCACCGTCGAAGTGCGCAACCGCCTGGTGCAGGCCTACCAGGACGTGATGAACATGCCGCTGTAA
- a CDS encoding sigma-54 dependent transcriptional regulator, translating to MSESRILVIDADAPRAERLAGLLEFMDLTPRWVASAGDVDVRRQRPHDWLAVVVGTVDDPKATDAFFAWLGKAQLPPPVLLLEGDTAAFAAAHGLHEAGVWTLESPIRHAQLEACLRRASLKRLDTEHQAQQVTTSGPTGSSPAVTRLRRMIEQVASFDTTVLVLGESGTGKEVVARAIHDQSPRRDGPFVAINCGAIPPDLLESELFGHEKGAFTGALSARKGRFEMAEGGTLLLDEIGDMSLPMQVKLLRVLQERSFERVGGNQTIRCNVRVIAATHRNLEARIADGYFREDLFYRLNVFPIEMPALRERADDLPDLVMTIAAQLSRTGRGEVRFANETLQALRLYSWPGNVRELTNLVERLAVLHPGGLVRVADLPKRYQPENPAAVAAEAPAVPAQPTAAAPAMATAVTPTTIAAAAVVPADRLPEAGIDLREHIAQIELNLIRDALDRAGGVVAHAAQLLGLRRTTLVEKLRKYGVEREDVALATEN from the coding sequence ATGAGTGAATCCCGCATCCTCGTCATCGACGCCGACGCCCCGCGTGCCGAACGCCTGGCCGGCCTGCTCGAATTCATGGACCTGACACCCCGCTGGGTCGCCAGCGCCGGTGACGTGGATGTCCGCCGCCAGCGTCCGCACGACTGGCTGGCGGTGGTGGTCGGCACCGTGGACGACCCGAAGGCCACCGACGCCTTCTTCGCCTGGCTGGGCAAGGCCCAGCTGCCGCCTCCTGTGCTGCTGCTGGAAGGCGATACCGCGGCCTTTGCCGCGGCGCACGGCCTGCACGAAGCCGGTGTGTGGACACTGGAAAGCCCGATCCGCCATGCCCAGCTGGAAGCCTGCCTGCGCCGCGCCAGCCTCAAGCGCCTGGATACCGAACACCAGGCCCAGCAGGTGACCACCAGCGGCCCCACCGGCAGCAGCCCCGCGGTCACCCGCCTGCGCCGCATGATCGAGCAGGTCGCCAGCTTCGACACCACCGTGCTGGTGCTGGGCGAATCCGGCACCGGCAAGGAAGTGGTGGCCCGCGCCATCCACGACCAGTCGCCGCGCCGCGACGGACCGTTCGTGGCCATCAACTGCGGCGCCATCCCGCCCGACCTGCTGGAAAGCGAACTGTTCGGCCATGAAAAAGGCGCGTTCACCGGTGCGCTGAGCGCGCGCAAGGGCCGCTTCGAGATGGCCGAAGGCGGCACCCTGCTGCTGGACGAGATCGGCGACATGAGCCTGCCGATGCAGGTCAAGCTGCTGCGTGTGCTGCAGGAGCGCAGCTTCGAGCGCGTGGGCGGCAACCAGACCATCCGCTGCAACGTGCGGGTGATCGCCGCCACCCATCGCAACCTGGAAGCGCGCATCGCCGACGGGTATTTCCGCGAGGACCTGTTCTACCGCCTGAACGTGTTCCCCATCGAAATGCCGGCGCTGCGCGAGCGCGCCGACGACCTGCCCGACCTGGTGATGACCATCGCCGCGCAGCTGTCCCGCACCGGTCGCGGCGAAGTGCGCTTCGCCAACGAGACGCTGCAGGCCCTGCGCCTGTACTCCTGGCCGGGCAATGTGCGCGAGCTGACCAACCTGGTGGAGCGCCTGGCGGTGCTGCATCCGGGCGGCCTGGTGCGCGTGGCCGACCTGCCCAAGCGCTACCAGCCCGAAAACCCGGCTGCCGTGGCCGCCGAAGCGCCCGCCGTGCCCGCGCAGCCCACCGCTGCCGCGCCTGCCATGGCGACCGCGGTCACCCCGACCACCATCGCCGCCGCGGCCGTGGTGCCGGCCGACCGCCTGCCGGAAGCCGGCATCGACCTGCGCGAACACATCGCCCAGATCGAGCTCAACCTGATCCGCGATGCATTGGACCGCGCCGGCGGCGTGGTCGCGCACGCGGCCCAGCTGCTGGGCCTGCGCCGCACCACGCTGGTGGAAAAGCTGCGCAAGTACGGTGTCGAGCGCGAAGACGTGGCCCTGGCGACGGAAAACTGA
- the rpoN gene encoding RNA polymerase factor sigma-54: protein MKTGLSTQLGQQLHLTPQLLQSIRLLQLDGLQLELEVRRALDLNPLLEVEEAQDAAQDGEIEALPAQDVAASEVAAFDELPESNLWDVPGASWQDGDDDRMQRVAAGESSDPHVRVLDRLALELDERALDVVAFWLENTNEAGYLEQAPETLALLASARFDLATGAVLALRDRLLRGEFPGLAAADVRECLLVQLDCLHGRVPARHVARRIVTDGLALLAAHEYDALARLLDLDIEQVMEGVRLVLSLDARPGASLAPAPTGYIVPDVVAWHADCAWRVALNPATTPRVRVNALQEHALEQAGPSEGAGKLRELLQEARWLTRGLSIRYDTLLRTARAIVERQAGFLAQGEEAMAPLTLKEIADAIGMHESTVSRITTGKYMQTPRGTFELKHFFAVRLEGANVSGPAVRAMVRRLIDSEPAGKPLADEAIAGLLARQGIHIARRTVAKYREQLDIAPARERRRATVSVLAKAG from the coding sequence ATGAAGACGGGACTTTCCACCCAGCTCGGGCAACAGCTCCACCTGACGCCGCAACTGCTGCAGTCGATCCGGCTGCTGCAGCTGGACGGCCTGCAGCTGGAGCTGGAAGTGCGTCGCGCGCTGGACCTCAATCCACTGCTGGAGGTGGAAGAAGCGCAGGACGCCGCACAGGACGGGGAAATCGAGGCACTGCCCGCGCAGGACGTCGCCGCCAGCGAAGTCGCCGCGTTCGACGAGCTGCCCGAGTCCAACCTGTGGGACGTGCCGGGCGCCAGCTGGCAGGACGGCGACGACGACCGCATGCAACGCGTGGCCGCCGGCGAATCCAGCGACCCGCACGTGCGCGTGCTCGACCGCCTGGCGCTGGAGCTCGACGAGCGCGCGCTGGACGTGGTCGCGTTCTGGCTGGAGAACACCAACGAAGCCGGCTATCTGGAACAGGCGCCCGAGACCCTGGCGCTGCTGGCATCGGCCCGCTTCGACCTGGCCACCGGTGCCGTGCTGGCGCTGCGCGATCGCCTGCTGCGCGGCGAGTTCCCCGGTCTGGCCGCCGCCGATGTGCGCGAGTGCCTGCTGGTGCAGCTGGACTGCCTGCATGGCCGCGTGCCGGCACGTCATGTCGCCCGCCGCATCGTCACCGACGGCCTGGCGTTGCTGGCCGCGCACGAATACGACGCCCTCGCCCGCCTGCTGGACCTGGACATCGAGCAGGTGATGGAGGGCGTGCGCCTGGTGCTGTCGCTGGATGCGCGCCCCGGCGCGTCGCTGGCCCCGGCGCCGACCGGCTACATCGTGCCCGACGTGGTGGCGTGGCATGCCGACTGCGCCTGGCGCGTGGCGCTGAATCCGGCCACCACCCCGCGCGTGCGGGTCAACGCCCTGCAGGAGCACGCGCTGGAGCAGGCCGGCCCGTCCGAGGGCGCCGGCAAGCTGCGCGAACTGCTGCAGGAAGCGCGCTGGCTGACCCGCGGCCTGTCGATCCGCTACGACACCCTGCTGCGCACCGCGCGCGCCATCGTCGAACGCCAGGCCGGTTTCCTGGCCCAGGGCGAGGAGGCCATGGCCCCGCTGACGCTGAAGGAGATCGCCGACGCCATCGGCATGCACGAATCGACCGTCTCGCGCATCACCACCGGCAAGTACATGCAGACCCCGCGCGGCACCTTCGAGCTGAAGCACTTCTTCGCCGTGCGCCTGGAAGGCGCCAACGTGTCCGGCCCGGCCGTGCGCGCGATGGTGCGCCGCCTGATCGATTCCGAGCCGGCCGGCAAGCCGCTGGCCGACGAGGCCATCGCCGGCCTGCTGGCCCGCCAGGGCATCCATATCGCCCGCAGAACTGTGGCGAAGTACCGGGAACAGCTGGATATCGCTCCCGCCCGGGAACGCCGACGCGCTACCGTATCGGTCTTGGCCAAGGCCGGATAA